The Aquipuribacter hungaricus region GACTCGCGCCCGGCGGGGTAGCGCGGGATGTAGAGGCTGTGCGGCTTGAACGCCGTGATCTCCAGGCCGGCGAAGAAGGCGGCGTTGTAGGTCGTGGTGGCCACCTGCGACACCCCGCCCCCGACGCCCTCGGACAGGATGCCGTTGCTGATGACGCCCGCGGCGCGGTAGCCCTTCGCCGTCGTCCGCTCGCCGAGCGCGTCGTTGAGGCTGAACTCCTCGCCCGGCAGGACGAGGGTCCCGTCGATGGTGCGCGAGGCGACCGCGAGGTTGTTGGTCCGGTCGGGGTTGTCCGGGTAGTTCGTCGAGAAGGTGGACACGACCTCCTTGACGCCGAGCGCCTGCGCCTCCTCGGTGGTGAGCTCCGGCTCGACGACGGCGCCCTCGACCACGGCCCGGCGGTCGGTGCCCGGCTGGAGGGCGGCCACCGACGCCTGCGACAGCGGTCCGGCCGGCAGCGAGCGGCCGAGCGCGCCGGGGACCACGGTGGGCGCGCCGCCGGCGAGCTCGATGCGCGCGTCCGCGGGGGCCTGCTCCAGGGCCGGGTCGACCGCCAGGGTCGCGGCACGCAGGGCGTCGCCGTCGACAGCGAGGCCCAGGGTGCCGCCCTCGCCCGGGTCCATCGCCAGGGTGGGCCCGAACTGCTCGGGGGCGAGCCCGACCTCGCGGTCGCCGACGACGACGACGAGCGGCGCCGCGACCGCGGCCTGGGCCAGCTCCATGCCGGCGTCGACGTCCTCCTGGCCGACCTGCACCGCGCGGGTGTCCGCGGGCAGCGGGACGGGCCCGTCGGTGGCCAGCCACATGGCGCGGACGGCGGCCGCGGCACCGGCGACGTCGACCTCGCGGCCCTCGACCGGCTCGACGCGGGTCGGCACGCCGCCGGGGAACGTGACGTCCCCGTCGACCGGCTCGACGCCCAGCCGGCCCGCGACCTCGGCGAGCGCCGCCTCGAGGGCGGGCTCGTCGACGTCGGTGGCCACCGAGAGGTCACCGGCGCCGACGACGTGACGCCACATCCGCGCCGGCTCGAGCGAGAAGCCCGTCACCGAACCGACCGTGCTCGCCAGGTCGACGCCCAGGCCCGCGGCGGCGGGGTCGAGGGAGTCGACGTCCTCGCCGACCGAGACCTCGACGGGGTCCTCGGCGCGGGGGGCGACCTCGGCCTCGAGCAGGGCGACGGCGTCGTCGGCGGACCGGCCGCCGATGTCGACCCCGGCCGCCGAGGTGCCGAAGGGGACACGGTCGGCCAGCGCGTACGCGGCGCCGACGTAGACCCCGACGACGACCACGGCGACGGCCAGCAGGGCGAGCAGCGGCCCGACCCAGCCACGGCCGCCGGCCGAGCCGACGGTCTCCGGACGGGAGGTGGTGCTCGTGCTCATGGGTACCCCGCAGTGGACGCCGGGCGGGGGTCCCCCCGCCCGGCGCCAGGATAGGTGCCGGACGGCGCATCCCTCGTGGGTCCGCGGCAGGCCGTCGGGAACGAATGGGTAACGGGGGTCAGAGCGGGCCGGTCAGGCCCCGGTACCCGCTGGCGAACCAGACGAGCGGGGCGGCGTCCTCGACGTCGCCGTCGAGCTCGAGGCCCCGGACGGCGCCGACGACGATGGTGTGGTCGCCCGCGGGGTGGGCGGCCTCGACCTCGCACTCCATCCGGACCAGGCTGCCCC contains the following coding sequences:
- a CDS encoding VanW family protein is translated as MSTSTTSRPETVGSAGGRGWVGPLLALLAVAVVVVGVYVGAAYALADRVPFGTSAAGVDIGGRSADDAVALLEAEVAPRAEDPVEVSVGEDVDSLDPAAAGLGVDLASTVGSVTGFSLEPARMWRHVVGAGDLSVATDVDEPALEAALAEVAGRLGVEPVDGDVTFPGGVPTRVEPVEGREVDVAGAAAAVRAMWLATDGPVPLPADTRAVQVGQEDVDAGMELAQAAVAAPLVVVVGDREVGLAPEQFGPTLAMDPGEGGTLGLAVDGDALRAATLAVDPALEQAPADARIELAGGAPTVVPGALGRSLPAGPLSQASVAALQPGTDRRAVVEGAVVEPELTTEEAQALGVKEVVSTFSTNYPDNPDRTNNLAVASRTIDGTLVLPGEEFSLNDALGERTTAKGYRAAGVISNGILSEGVGGGVSQVATTTYNAAFFAGLEITAFKPHSLYIPRYPAGRESTLNYSPRVDMAFRNDTSTAILIQAGVGGGQITVTFWGTKTWDVEAVSSGRYSATSGTTVYDPSSDCRGQSPIDGFTIDTTRIWRQGGAEVKRETETWRYIPADRIICGPRPAA